A region of the Synechococcus sp. PCC 7502 genome:
TGTAACTTTAGTGTTCCTGCCTTCTGTTCCACTGATCTCTCCCCAATCGTTTGTAGTAAGATTGTCTGCATAAAATATAGCTGTAATTCTAGGATAGTTGAAATCATGTTCGCTCTTTACAAAGTCCCATACTAAACCCAGAAGCTTCTCAACCTCTCGATGATGAGCTTGCCAAGTGATCCCTTCCAATGCTCCAATTCTAGGCTGTCCCGCTCTTAAATTTGCACCTTTTGTTATGTTTCCAACAGTACATTTGATTTCCAACCCTACAGGATAGTTACGCAGTTCTTCCTCTGAAGAGTTTTCACCTGCCTTTGGAATAACATCAGGATGCCCCTTTTCAATCGGATTAACCATAGCCCCCGTTGTACTTGCAATGAATTGACAGAATATTGAGCCAACGATTGAACTTGTAGTTTTATAGTCAATATTTTTGTAAACACTTGATGGGATAATTGCCAAAAGTTCATTTGTTTGATGCACAGCAGATTCAATATGGTGACTATTTACCTCAAATCCACAAGAAATATTTAATAGAGGGTTTATGGTGTAATTCATCTAAGATATGTCATTCATGATTTGTTCCACCTCGGCAATTAAACTACTGGCTGTGGTGTTTAACGAATTTGAAACTTGAAACAAAACGGACAAAGTTGGGGACTTCAAACCGCGCTCCATTTGACTAACATAGGTGCGGTGAATCCCAGCTCTGTCAGCAAGCTCCTCTTGAGAAATTTTTGCTATAGTTCTGTACTTGGCTAAAACTTTACCCAGAGCTTTATTAATGTCTGTCATGTATGAAATATCTCAGAAGAAGAGACTCTGAGTCTACAGACAATAGTATTCAAACGTATCTAAATCTCTTTTGAAAAGCCTTGCTGTTAGCTTATTGATGATTGAAGAGAAAAAGCTGAGGCAGGCTAATAAATGTAGTGCGTCTAACTATGTATTAGACGGAAAATTTCTGCCTAATCACCCAATAAGGGATATTATACGGAAAAAATCTATCTAATCTAACAACATTTAGGGGTTATACCAAATCGAAGAGTATAGGCTACAGATGGTATAAATATATAAACCGAGTTCAAAGAAAAAAATGGCAGGAGTATACAAATTAGAGATCAGCGAAAGTGAAGAAGAGCTAAAACATATGCTGAGAGTGCAAAAGACCGCATCAGATAAAGAAAGAATTCAGATGCTGTATCTGTTAAAAACAAAACAAGCAAGCACAATCCAGACAGCATCGACAATACTGGGACGGCATCGAGTTACATTGCAAGATTGGTTAGGGAATTATCGCAAAGGGGGAATAGTAGGACTAAACCTAGAACAGGGCGAAAACAGAGTATTCCACAATGGGCGCAGAAAGCATTGATAAAAAAGCTGGAAGAAGCAGAAGGCTTTGAAAGTTATGGGCAGATCTGCCAATGGTTAGAGAACCAATTAGGAATCAAATCAAACTATAAAACTGTGCATCATCTAGTCCGATATCGGCTGAAAGCCAGACCGAAAGTGACACGTCCAGTCAGCGCAGGAAAGTCAGAAGAGCAAGTAGAAGCATATAAAAAAACCTTGCCAGTATTATAAGCATGATTGCCTGGTTCGGCATTAATATAATCGGACTAAATGGCAAAGTGAGATTCTTTTGTCAAGATGAAACACGAATTGGGTTAAAGACAATTAGTGGAAGGAAGATCACAGCAAGAGGAGTCAAACCCAAAGGTAAAGTTCAGTGGCAGTTTAAGGCAACTTACCTCTATGGAATTGTAGAACCATCAACAGGGGAAAGCTTTTTCTATGAATTTACTCACCTTAATAGTGAATGCTTCCAAGTATTTCTGAACTTAGTAAGCGCATATTTTCAAGGTGACATCATCGTTATGCAAGTGGATCAAGCAGGAGCACACAGAGCAAAACGGTTAAAGATTCCTAAAAATATTATTTTGCTATTTCAGCCTGCCCATGCACCTGAGACTAATCCCATTGAAAGAGTGTGGCAGCATTTCAAATTAGGGTTGAGGTGGAAACTGCCAAAAGATCTTGACCAGTTGCGTGCATTAATGCGGGAAAGGTTAGAAGTTATGACTCAGGAGGTAATTGCTTCGATTGTTGGGTGGGATTATATTTTAGAGGCTTTATCTGTAGCTCGTATTTAACGATTTGGTATTATTCTAAGGCTCAGATATGGCGTACAACCCGTAAACTCCACCTAGAATTAAAGCGATAAAAAATACTTTTTTGAAATCAAGGGATTCCTGAAAAAGTACCACTGCCAAAATTTGTTCCAACTAAGCCAACCCCTGTCCAGATTGAGTAGGCAATTCCCACGGAAATCTGATTCAGCACCTTTGATAAGTGATAAGCTGACAACAGAGGCGATCTCGCATCCTCTTGCTCGTATTGATTAGAGGTGATCGCGTGATCGATTTCTTCGCAATTCCATCAGGCTTATTCTCTTTCTTATTCTGGATTTGCTAATTTTGATCTTCTTTCTCTTTTATCGCACATACTTAAGGCTTTCCGTATTCTTGAAGAAGAAATCCGTGAAAAGACTAATAACAGTACGATTACGAATTTTGATGTTAGCAGATAAGGACATTCCTGACTGGAGCCGAATTTCACGCCCATTTACATTTAATGACTGCTTTTCAATGGCAATTTTAGCAGGGAAGCGATAACTAGGATTTGATTGATCTGGAGGTAGGGCATCAGAACCAATCCAAATTAGCTTGCCCTTCACATCACCAAACTCACTAAAAGGGAATGAATCTAGCCTGACATCTACGGGCATATTTTCTTTCACAAAGCCAATATCTTGATTGGTAATATAAACTTTGGCAATTAGCTGATCATCTGGAACGATTTTAAGAATGGTTTCTGAAGTGTTAGTATTTGCCACATAACCCAGACCAGCTTTAAGTTCAAATACTGTTCCAGACGTAGGAGCACGGAGTTCTTCATATTGCAAAGCAACTTCAGCTTGGCTAATTTGACCCGTAATTTCAGCTAGGCGTTTACTGTTATCAATTAGAGCTTTAGTTAATTGGCTATCAATTTCGGCAATACGCTTAGTATTATCAGCAATCTGCGTAGTTAACTCTTTACGATTGACATCAAAGGTATTAGTTAAACGAGAACGTCCCTCAGCGATCACAGCTTTTAATCGCATTTCTTCTTGAGTTAATTGTTGAATTTCTGCTTCCGTATTTATGACTTCATCCTGCTGTTTGAGATATTGAATTTTAGATATTCCACCCGCTTCTGCAACTTCTTTAATATCAGCTAAAATCTTCTGACTAAGGGCTAAGGACTGTTGACGGGCAAGGCGTTTAGTTTGAGTTTGATTTAACTGTTGAATGGATTGATTGACCACTGCTTCTGCCGCCTGTGACCTTGAACTTAGTTCAGCTTGATTAGCATTCAGGCGATCTTGCTGATCTCCCGTGAGACTTCCACCGCCACCATTTACCTGCATTCGATACATTTGCGATTCAGATATAAGTATATTGCGGTTACGAGCAAGGTCTAAAAAATCCACAGGAATTACAGCTAGGTTAGGACTAGAAATGGGAAAACCATTAAGAACATTGCGATAAAACTGATTTTCAGCTTGGAGATTTTGCTGTAATTTCCTTAATGAATCTAACTGGGCTTTAGTAGCGGTAGAATCTATCCGCAAAATCACCTGTCCTGCTTTGACTCGATCGCCATCTTTAACCAGAATTTCCTTAAGCACACCACTGGCAGGAGCTTTGACTTCTTTAACTGCTCCTTGGGGTTCGAGTTTGCCTTGGGCTGGGACAGATTCCTCAATACTAGCAACTGATGCCCAGATCAGACCAAAGGTAACAGAGCCAAGTAATGTCCAAATGATTGCTTGTGTCCATTTGGGAGATTGAGTTAAAACTAAGGGCTGATCAAAGGGAGCGATCGCCTCTGCATTTTTTTTAACCAAGGCATGACTATTATTACCTTGCGGAACTAAGGATCCATCAGATTCTAGTTTGGTGGTTTGAGCACTTAATTCTTGATCGTTATGATTAGTCATATCTATTTAACCTATATTGAAAACTTGCATCATGATTCTCCTGCGGCTTCCTGTTGGTGATAGAGCGTATAGTAGCGTTCTTTTAGCACCATTAATTCACTATGGGTTCCCTGTTCTGCCACTCTGCCACTATCCATCACTAAAATCAAATCTGCATTCTGAATGGTAGCAAGGCGATGGGTGATAAAAAATACGGTTCTGCCTTGGAATTCTTCGGCTAAGTTGCTACAAACCTGACGTTCAGTGTTGTAATCTAAGGCACTAGTTGCTTCATCTAAAATTAGTAATTGCGGCTTTTGTAAGACTGTGCGGGCGATCGCAATCCTCTGTCTCTGTCCACCCGATAGTGCGGCACCTCTTTCTCCAACCCGTGACTCATAACCTTGAGGCAATTGCATGATGAAATCATGGGCGCAAGCGATTCGGGCAGCATCAATAATTTCTGCGGGTGTAGCATCGGGATTAGTGAGAGCAATATTTTCTTGAACCGTGCCATCAAATAGTAATGTATCTTGCAGGACTACACCGATCTGACGGCGCAGCGAATAAAGCTCGACTTTGCTAATATCGTAGTCATCAATTAATATCCGTCCTGATTCTGGCTCGTACAGGCGGGATAATAGCTTGGTTAAGGTACTTTTTCCTGCACCACTAGCTCCCACTACGCCCACAAATTTACCCGCAGCAACTTCTAAACTGACATTGTTTAATTGCAAACTGCCATTGGCAGCAAAACGAAAGTTGACATTTTCATAGCGCACAGTTCCAGCGATCGCAGGCATGGGGATATTACGGCGACCCGCTTCTTCTTGCTCTTGGGGGTAATTAATAATATCGCTGAGGCGTTCGAGGGATAGGGCAGTCTCTTGGAAGTTTTGCCATAGCTGTATCAACCGTAAAAGTGGTGTTGTGGTATAGCCTGCAATAATCCGAAATGCAATTAGCTGTCCAAGGGACAATTTGTTACTCAGTACTAAATATGCACCAACCCACAGCAATAGTAGGTTAGATAATTGGTTCAAAAATTGACTAGTCGATCCCGCGGTGGTGGAAGTTACAACAGTTTTAAATCCATCGGAAACATAACGGGCATAGCGACGTTGCCATTCCCATCGGGATTTTAATTCGATGCTCTGTGCTTTTACCGTCTGAATTCCTGAAACCACCTCAACCAGATAGGACTGCGTGGCAGCATTACGTTCAGCTTTGCTTCGTAGTTGCCCCCGAATGATGGGCGCAACGATAAATGTGAGCAGTGCAAATAAAGGAACTGTGCCGAGAGCGACTAAGGTTAAAAGCCAGCTATAACAAATCATTACGATGATATAAATCACCGAGAAAACTGCGTCTAAAACGACAGTAAGAGCCGTGCCTGTCAGAAATTGGCGAATGTTTTCTAGTTCCCCAATACGGCTAGATAGTTCCCCAACTGATCGCTTCTCAAAGTAGCGTAGAGGTAAGCGCACCAGATGATCGATGGTTTCAGAACCGAGGGTTAGGTCGATGCGATTGGTGGTATTGACGAATAGATAGGTGCGTAAGGCACTTATCAGTGCTTCAAAAACTGAAATTGTGATTAATAGAATCCCTAGGGTATTGAGAGTCGTGGGAGCATTTTGAATGATGACTTTATCAATAATTACTTGTGTGATTAAAGGATTGGCTAGTCCTAATAGTTGGACAAAGAAGGAAGCAACTAATACCGTGATTAAAGTGTTTTTATACCGCTTGAGAGAAGGCAAGAACCAAGATAGTCCAAACTTCTGTTTTGGTGTGTCTTTGGTGGGCTGAATTAATAAAACCTGCCCTGAATCTCCCCAAATATCGGCAAACTGAGCCATCTTTTTCGTCACAATCCCTTGCTCTGGAATCCCCAAAACTAGTTCCCGATCGCTAGCTTTATAAAGTACGGCAAAGGTGTCTTGCCAAGCTAACATTGCAGGGGTAGGAACTTGAGTGATCGACCTTGTCGGAATTGTCACTAATTGTCCATTTAGTCCCATTAGTTCTGCGATCGCCCCACATACCTGCAATGACAACTTAGGTGATCTGGCAAATTGACTGTCTAATGCCCGTTTGACCACATGGCGAGCAAAAGGAACCTGCCAATATCTTGCTAACATCTGCAAGCAGGCAAGGGAAGCATCTACGGATCCACGTCCATAAAAGTGCGGGTAATCTGTACCCTTGGGATCAGGGCGATCTCCCACTGCTGGTAATTCGGGAGCGTAGGGAATATCATCGGCGGTTAGAGTCGGTATTTCTTCTACGACCTCTACTTTCACCGCAAATGCGTCGGGGATACCAATTAGTCGCACAAATCCGTTCTGTGGAACTTCAAGGAAGTCATTCCCATTTAGCGATTCAATCCGACTGCCAATTGGAGCAGGAAAATTATTGCCACCACTAACTAACCATACAAAGTCACGATCAAGCTTAGCTAATGGTATTTTCCCCGCTTCTAACGTCATAACCACAGCTTCTGGTAGCGACTCACGCGCTAACTGAGCTGGATTGGCAGGAGACTGTGCCCGTCGCTCCATCTCTGCTGTCAAGAGGTCGAATACTTCAATCATTGATGGCTTATCAGTAAAAGCTGACTTGAAAACAGGATCGCGATCGCAAAACCGCCAAAAATCTGAAGCCTCTAGAGCCAGACATGTACTTTCAACTGAAGCAATCACCATCTCACAGGGGACATTGCGGATCAAGCTCAACCAACCAACTGACGCACCAGATTTGAGGATATCTAAAGTTACCGGGGACGGGGACTTAGGGATTTGTCCAAGCACTCTTGCCTGTCCTTCCATCAAAAATAAAATTTGTGCTGGCATCGTCTCTCGCCGCAAAATCACCTGTCCCATGCGATAGCGTAATGGCTGTAATCGCTCACCTAATTCTTTTAGAGTAACTCGATCAATAGTCTGTAACTCTGGGATGGAATGAAGAAAGTCTTGAATAGAGACGGTTTTAGCTGTCATGAAGGCGTTTATGAAACTATGGGAGCTATATATTTATATGGAGCTTTAAAATTGACAATAATATAAATTGGGGTTTCTTAAGTTAAGACCACTTTAAGAAATCAAATGGTTTTATTGCTTTTAAAAATTGAATCTAAGTTTTTCTTGAAATATACCTACATAATTACTACATAATTACTTTAGATAGTAGTTAAATTTTTAATACTTAAATTTTATTTAAATAAATTAAATTACAAAAATATCAAGATATTGAAATAGATTTAATTTTTTGGTGAATAGAATCTTCTAACCATTTATTGAAATTCTCATCAATTAGCCTTTGCTTCATGGCAGAATCCAGCTTAGCAGGTAGAATTTTCTCTAGTCTTACGAGAATAATCCAATCACCAATTACAGTTGGAATATGAATTTTCCCAACATCAATGGATCTTAAAATTTTTCCTAAAGTTGGGTCAATAGAAGCAAGTTTCACAGGTCCAACCAAACCTCCAGTCTCAGCTTCGGGACCCATTGAATACTCTCTGGCTAACTGATCAAATGGTTGTTCTCCTTCATTAATGCGAAAATATAGTTCTTGAGCAGTACAAAAATCTTTAGTACGAATGAGTGAATAAATAACTCGTTCAAGGTTTTGTTTTCGCTCCAAAAAAGTAAAATTAACTTTTGATTCCCATTTTTGTTGCTTGAATTTTGTTAACTTTAATGCTCTTATCGCCCTTAATTCTAACTGATTCATTGACATGCAATGGTATCTTAGCCATTGTTCCAGCTTTTCATTGCTATCAATGTTTAGCTGTTGTAGTGCTTGTTGTAGAGCCAACTTTCCTTCATCTTGAGTGATTTCTATGTTAGCAGTGACTTGATCAATAATAATTTCCCTAACTAACTGAGGAATCATGCCATAGTTAACAACTCTTTCAATTAATTCTTCTGATAAGAATTTTTG
Encoded here:
- a CDS encoding helix-turn-helix domain-containing protein, which translates into the protein MTDINKALGKVLAKYRTIAKISQEELADRAGIHRTYVSQMERGLKSPTLSVLFQVSNSLNTTASSLIAEVEQIMNDIS
- a CDS encoding helix-turn-helix domain-containing protein, whose translation is MAGVYKLEISESEEELKHMLRVQKTASDKERIQMLYLLKTKQASTIQTASTILGRHRVTLQDWLGNYRKGGIVGLNLEQGENRVFHNGRRKH
- a CDS encoding winged helix-turn-helix domain-containing protein — its product is MIKKLEEAEGFESYGQICQWLENQLGIKSNYKTVHHLVRYRLKARPKVTRPVSAGKSEEQVEAYKKTLPVL
- a CDS encoding IS630 family transposase codes for the protein MIAWFGINIIGLNGKVRFFCQDETRIGLKTISGRKITARGVKPKGKVQWQFKATYLYGIVEPSTGESFFYEFTHLNSECFQVFLNLVSAYFQGDIIVMQVDQAGAHRAKRLKIPKNIILLFQPAHAPETNPIERVWQHFKLGLRWKLPKDLDQLRALMRERLEVMTQEVIASIVGWDYILEALSVARI
- a CDS encoding HlyD family efflux transporter periplasmic adaptor subunit gives rise to the protein MTNHNDQELSAQTTKLESDGSLVPQGNNSHALVKKNAEAIAPFDQPLVLTQSPKWTQAIIWTLLGSVTFGLIWASVASIEESVPAQGKLEPQGAVKEVKAPASGVLKEILVKDGDRVKAGQVILRIDSTATKAQLDSLRKLQQNLQAENQFYRNVLNGFPISSPNLAVIPVDFLDLARNRNILISESQMYRMQVNGGGGSLTGDQQDRLNANQAELSSRSQAAEAVVNQSIQQLNQTQTKRLARQQSLALSQKILADIKEVAEAGGISKIQYLKQQDEVINTEAEIQQLTQEEMRLKAVIAEGRSRLTNTFDVNRKELTTQIADNTKRIAEIDSQLTKALIDNSKRLAEITGQISQAEVALQYEELRAPTSGTVFELKAGLGYVANTNTSETILKIVPDDQLIAKVYITNQDIGFVKENMPVDVRLDSFPFSEFGDVKGKLIWIGSDALPPDQSNPSYRFPAKIAIEKQSLNVNGREIRLQSGMSLSANIKIRNRTVISLFTDFFFKNTESLKYVR
- a CDS encoding peptidase domain-containing ABC transporter — its product is MTAKTVSIQDFLHSIPELQTIDRVTLKELGERLQPLRYRMGQVILRRETMPAQILFLMEGQARVLGQIPKSPSPVTLDILKSGASVGWLSLIRNVPCEMVIASVESTCLALEASDFWRFCDRDPVFKSAFTDKPSMIEVFDLLTAEMERRAQSPANPAQLARESLPEAVVMTLEAGKIPLAKLDRDFVWLVSGGNNFPAPIGSRIESLNGNDFLEVPQNGFVRLIGIPDAFAVKVEVVEEIPTLTADDIPYAPELPAVGDRPDPKGTDYPHFYGRGSVDASLACLQMLARYWQVPFARHVVKRALDSQFARSPKLSLQVCGAIAELMGLNGQLVTIPTRSITQVPTPAMLAWQDTFAVLYKASDRELVLGIPEQGIVTKKMAQFADIWGDSGQVLLIQPTKDTPKQKFGLSWFLPSLKRYKNTLITVLVASFFVQLLGLANPLITQVIIDKVIIQNAPTTLNTLGILLITISVFEALISALRTYLFVNTTNRIDLTLGSETIDHLVRLPLRYFEKRSVGELSSRIGELENIRQFLTGTALTVVLDAVFSVIYIIVMICYSWLLTLVALGTVPLFALLTFIVAPIIRGQLRSKAERNAATQSYLVEVVSGIQTVKAQSIELKSRWEWQRRYARYVSDGFKTVVTSTTAGSTSQFLNQLSNLLLLWVGAYLVLSNKLSLGQLIAFRIIAGYTTTPLLRLIQLWQNFQETALSLERLSDIINYPQEQEEAGRRNIPMPAIAGTVRYENVNFRFAANGSLQLNNVSLEVAAGKFVGVVGASGAGKSTLTKLLSRLYEPESGRILIDDYDISKVELYSLRRQIGVVLQDTLLFDGTVQENIALTNPDATPAEIIDAARIACAHDFIMQLPQGYESRVGERGAALSGGQRQRIAIARTVLQKPQLLILDEATSALDYNTERQVCSNLAEEFQGRTVFFITHRLATIQNADLILVMDSGRVAEQGTHSELMVLKERYYTLYHQQEAAGES
- a CDS encoding peptidylprolyl isomerase, whose amino-acid sequence is MYQEIDRLKYKHLEINNQKFLSEELIERVVNYGMIPQLVREIIIDQVTANIEITQDEGKLALQQALQQLNIDSNEKLEQWLRYHCMSMNQLELRAIRALKLTKFKQQKWESKVNFTFLERKQNLERVIYSLIRTKDFCTAQELYFRINEGEQPFDQLAREYSMGPEAETGGLVGPVKLASIDPTLGKILRSIDVGKIHIPTVIGDWIILVRLEKILPAKLDSAMKQRLIDENFNKWLEDSIHQKIKSISIS